GGCGAGCGTGTGGTGATAAATATTCCAAAGAGCAGCGAGACGAATCGGGAACGCGATTGTGAACTAAGTGTTGTTTGCTTCTCGATAACAACTGATGAAAAGGACAGAGGAACATGTCTGCAACAAGCCAACTCTCtgttcttaaagggacagttcacagTCAACAGGTATCTTTCCTCTCACCTGGAGTGCTTTTCATCCAATTTAGGTTGTTTTGGTGCGGGTTGCCTTGGAGATGTGTCTTCCTTCTTTCCGATGTAATGGGACTAGATGGGACTCGATGGGGCTAGATGGGAATAGATGGGACTAGATTGGACTTGATTGGACTCGatggggctagatgggactTGATGGGACTAGATGGGACTAGATTGGACTCAatggggctagatgggactAGATTGGACTAGATGGGACTCGatggggctagatgggactTGATGGGACTAGATTGGACTAGATTGGACTCAatggggctagatgggactAGATTGGACTAGATGGGATTAGATTGGACTAGATGGGACTTGATGGGACTAGGTGGGATTCAATGGGGCTAGATGGGCTAGATGTGACTCGATGGGACTAGATTGGCCTCAatggggctagatgggactAGATTGGACTCAATGGGGCTAGATTGGACTAGATTGGACTCAatggggctagatgggactAGATTGGACTAGATGGGACTAGATTGGACTCAatggggctagatgggactAGATTGGACTAGatggggctagatgggactAGATTGGACTCGatggggctagatgggactAGATTGGACTCAatggggctagatgggactAGATTGGATTTGATGGGACTAGATGGGACTAGATTGGACTTGATGGGACTAGATGGGACTTGATGGGACTAGATGGGACTAGATTGGACTTGATGGGACTAGATGGGACTAGATTGGACTCAatggggctagatgggactAGATGGGACTAGATTGGACTCAGTGGGGCTAGATGGGACTTGATGGGACTAGATTGGACTAGATGGGACTAGATTGGACTCAatggggctagatgggactAGATTGGACTCAATGGGGCTAGATTGGACTAGATGGGACTCAatggggctagatgggactAGATTGGACTAGATTGGACTAGATTGGACTCAatggggctagatgggactAGATTGGACTCAatggggctagatgggactAGATTGGACTAGATGGGACTCAATGGGACTAGATGGGACTCAatggggctagatgggactAGATTGGACTCAatggggctagatgggactTGATGGGACTAGATTGGACTCGATGGCATGCGGCTTGGTGGTGCTCAAAAGGGATCCCAAACTCAAGAGACCTCGGTTACTCGAGATAATCCACAGACTTTGTTGTGAAAGGATTCGTGTAAGAAGTTTAAAGAAAAATAGTTCCTCTATGATATTTTAAGGTCTGTGGATTATCTTAAGTAACCAAATTGACATTTCAGATTTGAGTATATAGTCTCAATCTAGATTGATAAATAGCGCCACAGGTTTTATTTCGGGGGTGAACTTTCCCTTTTAAAGTAAAGATTACGATATATTTTAAATTGGACGATTCAAATAAAATGGACGACATGACCGCTCTGACAAATGCATCTTGTTTATTACATGAGCGCACATTCCAAACTGACTTTCCATGTAGAAATAtgcaggcggggggggggggtggagggggggggggtacagcgTCCTAAACATACCGGAACGTACACAACGCGCACATCTGAACATGCACAGCGTACACACTGGATCCGGTACGTCGCTCCGAGAGTGAGATCAGTCCAGTGTAGCCGTGACAACGTGCCGAGTCGTGAACGTGTTCTGCTTTGTGCACACGGACGTATATTTCCAGCCTCTCATTTGTAAACtgtgaacacctcagagatgaGATTTAGTCGGgaaacaaaatcacaaaaagTTCATATTGTCAAGTGGCCGATTAATCGGGTTGGCCTCTCTCTCTAGAAAACATAGGTCATCTGGATACATTTACACAAATTCTGTATTCACGGGCCGCAAAAAGGAAGTTAACAACTGTATTTACAACGATGCAAgagatggtaaaaaaaaaaaaaaagacattgaacACTCCGCTCCAGTCTTGGACTGTATCTTGCAAAGTCGTTTCCATTGTTTCTGTCGGCGGCGGGTTTTTTTATTTCCGAATCGGCTTCCTAGTTTCTTCCCCACGGATTGACCGAAGGGAGTCACAgatgaaatacaaaaataacactCTGGCTCTTCTCCTGCTGCCGGATTACTCCACTCCTTTCATGAACTCCAAGAACTCTGTGGAGTTAAGGGGGGAAGGCTGGGTTAGCAAAACGAGATGCTTTTTTTTCAAGTCAATGTGAGTtctggtggaatgagctcctcctcctcctcctcctcaccgtcgTAGTCGATCTTGCCGTCGTTGTTCTTGTCCCCGTCCTTCATCAGCTCCTCGATGTCGTCCTCGGTGATCACCTCTCCTGTAGATTCCAGCATCATCTTCAGCTCGTCCAGGTCGATGTAACCATCTGTGttcctgcaacaacaacaacaacaacaaaatatattgaCGGAGGTAACAAAAAGTTGAGCTTCACAGAGGGAGATGGCGTCTGTGTGACATGTGCCTGGTTGTGTCTCGCATTTAAGGGTTTGGGAACACTCCAttgttaaagagagagaggtcttTGATGCTCAGACGAGGAGTCTGGATGACACAAAGTGGGTGTTTGAAGTATTCTGCTCGGTCAAAGCGGATTACGGAGCAAACAGCGAGCCGCCTGGCATTTTTCGTCAGTGCACATAATTGCACATGCGGAGCGTACTTAGCTGGAGACGCTAGACGAGGAGCTCCATCACTCGTCGCACGGTGCCTTTCCCGACAAGTTTACAGGGTGTTGAACTTTAAACCGAGCGGCAacacgctttaaaaaaaaaaactcacttgTCAAACATGCGAAACAGCTCCGCCAGTTCCTCCTCTGACTTCCCTTTGCTGTCGTCCTTCATGCATCTCACCATCATGACCAGGAACTCGTCGAAGTCCACCGTGCCGCTCTCTACAACACAAACGACGCACTTCAGTCCACACGGGAGAGACCGGCAGACGGATCCATGGGGACAGAAATCAGAACACAGTGTTGGAACCTGCAGTATTTTCTGTCTGCTACCCTCCCAGAAAAGATCAACATGGGAGAAAAACTACAGATTGAGCCTTTAAATGTCCCTTCGTGACACGATTCCACTGCGCGACTTCTACGTTGAAGCGTTATCGAGCAAATCCAGAGCATGGAAATTAAAGTTGACTCGTGCATCGTCTCCGACGCATCTCGCCGCGTTCGGGACTTTTGACCGTCGTCTGACATCCAGAGCTCAGGGGCCCTGAACCACATGATTGCGCAACAATGGATGCGAGGTCAGCGGCAATCAAGCGCAGTTTCGAGTTTCcgtggggggggtgagggggctCCGATTTACCGTCTTCGTCCACCTCGTCAATcatctcctgcagctcctcggcGGTAGGGTTCTGTCCTAGCATCCTCATCACCTTTCCTAGCTCCTTGGTGCTGATGCAGCCGTCCTCCGCATCCTGTACGAAGATGTCGAAGGCGGCCTTGAACTCTGCGAGCGGCACACAGGACGCGATGTGAGAAGCactctttttttggggaaaccGTCGTTGGGTCGTCGACATTACGCACATTCGTTCATATTTGACGCGTACTTGCAGACATTCGCGTTTACACGCGTACACTCTGAGATATTTTGCCGTTTACGCACCGTTTTTCTGTTCGTCCGTCAGCTGCTCAACCTGCAAGAAGTACAACGTTAAAGGTAGTTAATTGTGGATTTTACCTTTACGTATACCAATGTGGGTATATTAGTGTATTCAGTCCATTTTAAggactgtctctttaaatatgaCTCCTATATCACAATGCATGTCAAGATATCTGAACTAGATTATTTGTTTTCAGGGCTTTTCAGTCCACAAAAAGGTGACATCTTTGTCCCATCCTCGACAGAACCGGCATGTCCATGTGAGAGCCAGTACGAGGAGGAGTTAAAAATAAACAGACGGGATCAGGAAGCACAGATAGAAGGACACAACTTTAAATTAGCATAGCTGTGGATCGGGCCCAACAATGGAACAGTAATCCTGGAAAAGCTTCCAcgaatgagagagggagacagctGCTTATGGGAGAGTTATTGTTTGTCGTCCACGATGAAattaaacaacacacacacgcagacacacttatatatacacacacacacacacacacttttggatgtgtggaaaaagaaaaagaaaaatgcatctAGACAAATAATTGTACATTCTCCTGTGAGTGGACGGGACAGCCGGCGGACCGTCCCGGGCCGGAGGTGGACAGACAGCCGCAGCCCGGGCGGCTTTTCGGGCTCACAGATAATGCTGGCATTCAGTCGCGGGGGGTTCATCTAAACCTGAAGCCCCTTCTCTGGCACCAGAGGGCCGCGGACGCAAAAGCATCTGAGCGACcgacccgaccccccccccctcccccccaccaggGCCAAATTTAGCCACGTGAAGGAGGGGGACCGTTCCATTTGAAGTCACGAACGAAGCAGGGACCGGCGACCCATCCCGCCGGTGACCTCCCCGAGTGGCCCCGATCAGCTCCGTCTGATAGGGCCGTGAAGTAGGAGAACATCGAGAGACGTGTATGGCGTCGGGGCTGGTGATGGAGGTGACGTCGGGGGGGGGCGAAGTGATGGGTGATGGGGGACTTTTTGTAAACAGCAAATATGCAAAAGCGGCGGAACATTCAGCGGCGGAACATTCAGCGCTACGGCGCCTCAAACTTACATGACGTCACTCACCGTAGGTCACAAAGATACACGTGTTAGGGATTGTGAACAACATCACCCTCATACAATattcagttcacacacacacacacacacacacagatgtgtgtgcGAGGACGTACCGCTGCCTTGTAGATGTCGTTCATGTTGGATGCTCGTCCGGCTGCCGGTCGCGACGGCGTTCCTGGCACAGAGGAAGGAGGTTCTGTCCAGCTCAGGGCAGGACACTGGCCTCATCCTGGGAGGGTTTTATAGCAGGAGCCTGGCGCTGTctggtgtcccccccccctccccccccatacTCTGGGAGGGCCAGCCTCCCCTCTGCTTAGTGCCCTCGGGCGTGTGTCCAcgggcgtgtgtttgtgtgtcatttGGCCAATCTGTCACAATCACCCGGCTCAGATAAAAATGCGGCAGCTCTTAGGGGGGCATACTTTTGGATTGGAATGGagcgggtgtgggggggggggggcggggcacaCGGCGAAGCCTAATCTCCTGGGAGGGGGGCTATAGAGACACTCAACATTCCTCTAGACCTGGACTAGAGACACAGAAGGCtcaggagggtgtgtgtgtgtgtgtgtgtgtgtgggtgtgcgtgtgtgtgcgtgcgtgcgtgcgtgcgtgtgtgcgtgtctgtgtgtgtgtgtgtgtgtgtgtgggtgggggtagCAGAGAAGGTAAGAGGGTGGAGGCCAGCAGACCgtgaaaggaggagagaaatcTGTGGAGTGAAATATAGACTTTTTCTCCCCGCGGCAGACATTTTGACTCATCTCCCAGTAGGAATAGCACGAGGCGACGCAATAACATTAATGATGGTTCCATTCCATTTAAGGCTCCGGGCGAGCCGCTTGACACCGGACCGGGACCCCGGACCGGGACCCCGGAGCACCTAAATGGAACGCGGCCGTATAGTTCATGTCGTCTGTTACACCTGTGCTTTTGTGAAACTTTTAGGGTAAAGTAAAATCACCTTTATCTCGCGGCTCACGGAGCTTTCTCATGTCTGTagagaaagagacaaacaaatatAGAAGATTAAATAAAAGCATTCACAAGTCTTTCACTTGCCTCCAGAGGTTTTCAGGTTTTCCGCCTCAACCCCAATACGATGAATACGAGTTTCAGTGATGTGAGCATCAGAAACCAAATTCCATtgtattttagtattttgtgtatgtgttttgtttcctctgtatatttaggatTATATTAGTAGTATTTagtgttgttattgtgttttatcttttattaatgctctaatgtgcacccgctgctgtgatcctggaATGTCCCCAACTTtgggacaaataaagaaatatatattctaatctaattatACTATTGTATTGAAGTCAAGGCAGAAATCTCATAAATAAACTGCAGGGCAAATCAAACCAAATCTATATTATGAGAGtgaagtaaaaagaaaaggccATTCCCACACGACATGATTCGGGATCTTAATTATTAGCCTTCACGTGCAACACAGATCTGTCCAGCAGGGGGTGCTGTTCGCTATGCATCGACTACATTAAATTGTTGCGCAACACTTCCTCAGGGTCTCCAATTCATCAACAGTGAACTCTGTGAGAAATCTGGGTCAAACAAACCAAACACGTTTCAATTGAATTGTACACAGTGCAAGACTTTTGCagccatttttttttcttcttctctccctccatgtTCTTTTGAAACAAGGCCATCTCAATCACTTGACTGTGTGATTCACACACGTTCACGCACGTGCGCTCACAAAAAAAGGCTCTcacgcacacgcgcgcgcgcacacacgctgTGGCAGGCATTCTAAATGACGAGTGATCATGCTGGTTTATAATGGGATGCTAATGGAGACTGGCACAGCTCGCGAGCATCATGCAGCCACTCAGagagcagagggagggagggagagagagagagagagagagagatggagcctCTGTGGAAATagacagatgaggaggaggaggaggaggaggaggaggaggaggaggaggaggaggaggaggaggaggaggggggaggaggggggctgtgCTGCATGGCTTTCCAAGTGCACGCTCTCTACGGTCGAACCGTCCAAAAAGAAAAACGTATGAAAAAACACCGAAAAGAAATGAAACGTCATCAGCTGAAAGCCCAAACGCACCGCGATGAGTCCACATGGTCGGCCAGACAGAGCCGCGTGCAGTCTGGGGGGCGCCGGGAGGAGTGATGAGCAGCTCTCTGCAGGGGGGCACTAGATTATAATGTAAAGCTCTACCACCAGCAgcgtgcacgcgcacacacgcgcacgcccCCATATTCGCATGCTTGTGGTATACCGACGGGCTGGCACACGCGCCGAAGAAagcatatgtattttttttttctctccaccaATTTCCTCTTACACTGCGCGAGGCTGACGTCATCTCCTCCACGCGGCGCAATCAGAACACACGATTCACACACCGCGCGCACCGCTCTTTGAGGGGTTGCCATAGAAACTCTGCTGGGTAGAAGCGGGCAGAAAAAACGAGAGGAAATGAACGAGTCTATttccccccgacccccccccccacctccccctccaactccacctccctctcttcctccctgacacCACATTGTGTCCTCAGAGTTACTGTGttattattttctattcattgcCTCTAATGCTCATATGGAAATAGCTTGAACATatggggtgtgtttgtgtgtgtgtgtgggggggggggggggggcacaattAGGGTTAACCACGTTTGTTTGCTCTCCAGAACCATTCGTGTACATTGACTAAACCCACAagtcatgcaacacacacacacacactgctttcgCGTCTTTTAAATTCTTGCATCCAACCAGGTCATGTGACATGGTTTTGAAGttgcacacgcatgcacattgtacatgcacacacttaTTCCATACTTGAAATCCAGCTTTTCAAATAACAAGAAGCCAGATAAACTAATAGTAGTTTGTCTGACATCTGGCTTGTTATTTGAAAAGCTGGATTTCTACCTTCAACCAGAAATATGTTCCTGCAGAAAACGTTCTGCTGAATATCCAAAGTGTGCAAATGTGCCAAGATGCCCGAGGCGGAGCGATCTCACGCTGGCAATCCTGAATCAGCTGGACGACACTCTGAAGATACGACTCTGCACATACATCATGTCAATTTAAATACTGGTGTGATGTAATGATTGGGTTGACGTGCAGCTGCATAGaggtcctcctcccctccacgtCCTCACGGAGGGAaggggagctctctctctctctctctctctctggatatGTCATGTGAAATAGGAAAACTCTGTGTGAAGTATGTCTTTCTATTTTGGCTCAGTAACTAATAGAGTTACTGTAAACACGGCGACAATGTTTTCTCAAATAATCACTGCAAACGGTCGTATAAGTGATTTCTGTCCAGGGAGATCTATTCATAAACAAAGAAACACGCAGGTCTCCACAGTTAGACAGGTGTCAAATGCAGCTGCTCACAAAGAATTagacacaacaaatacaacatactgtatataaagtTCATGAGCAAAATAAAGCTCCACCTGTAAATGTTTATCATTACAAAAAAGGTTTGGGAAAAATATATTCAACATCATTTTATCACGTTGATATTCTGTATTGTTATTCAAGTGTTTGGGGATTTCCGTTATTGGCTATCTCACTAATAATCAAATTCAAAGTGACACTAAATAGAAGTTTACCTTCACGATGTAGGAAAACAAACATTCctctgtcacatgtcacatgaatTTGGTCAAAATAGACATT
The genomic region above belongs to Pseudoliparis swirei isolate HS2019 ecotype Mariana Trench chromosome 9, NWPU_hadal_v1, whole genome shotgun sequence and contains:
- the tnnc1a gene encoding troponin C type 1a (slow) gives rise to the protein MNDIYKAAVEQLTDEQKNEFKAAFDIFVQDAEDGCISTKELGKVMRMLGQNPTAEELQEMIDEVDEDESGTVDFDEFLVMMVRCMKDDSKGKSEEELAELFRMFDKNTDGYIDLDELKMMLESTGEVITEDDIEELMKDGDKNNDGKIDYDEFLEFMKGVE